Genomic DNA from Candidatus Bathyarchaeota archaeon:
AAGGCCTTAGAATTCGGTGGAGGCAATAGCAAAGTTTCTCTGATTCCATTCGGAAACATGACTATACCCGAAGCTAAAATTTCCGAGTAAAAAAGGAAGACTTATTTCTCTCCCAATACCCAAAATTCTTCATAACATAGGCGAGTTGTGCCGAGAATGCAGGCTAACTTCTCATTAAGAAGGTTCAGACCTGAAGACCTAGATGAAGTCATCCATATAAACAGGGTGTGCCTACCCGAGAATTATTCGGAAAGCTTCTTCATGGACCTCTATGAAAGGTTTCCAGAAACCTTCATCGTCGCAGAAGGGGATGGAAAGATAATAGGCTATGTAATGTGCAGGATAGAAAGCAACGTTTCCAATATAACATTGAGGCCGTTGAGCTTAACAAAAAAAGGGCACATAATCTCCATAGCTGTCTTGCCCGCTTACCGTAGGAGAGGCATCGGTCAAGCCTTGATAAAAGAAGCTCTCCGAGCCATGATCCAGTATTACAAGGCAAAGTCATGTTACCTGGAAGTGAGAGTCACAAACACGAGCGCCGTGAATCTCTACAAGAAGATGGGGTTCGAAATCGAACGTGTGATAAGAGGGTACTACTCAGACGGGGAAGACGCGTACATTATGAGCGAGAATCTTAGCGATAAAGAAAAAATCCAATCATTATTTTAAGGCGTATCCATCAATCTCTAAATGCTGCCTCTTTCTCACAAAAATTGTCGGAACCCCAATTTCTCGAAGCTTTCTTCTCAAACCAGCATCGTTGGTAGCAACTATACACACCAACCTTTGGGCAGCCAAAACGATAAGGTCATCTATACTTTTTACTTGCTCGCACTCAACATCGATGATTCTGCATCTCCTTGCCACATCAAGAGCGGCCAGCGCTGCTTTCTGCTTTTTCGTCGACCCCTTCCTCGCCAGCTTCTCAATCTCCATTAATGCTGGCCTCAATATTAGAGGTTCAAATCTTCCAAGCAATGCTTCAATCTCATCAAAGATGTCTATGTGAAACTGAAATGGAACGAATAGGAAATTGGAATCAAAAATAACCTTGGGAAGACCTTTATCTTCACCATTGCATCCAATCATTTATGCGGCGCACCTATAACAAGACTAGCAGCCAACCTTACGGCCTCCTCCAGACTTCTAGAATCTGCGATACCCTTCCAGGCGATGTCATATGCAGTGCCATGATCCACGGAGGTCCTAATGAAGGGTAATCCAAGCGTCACAGAGACCGTTCCAAAGAAGTCAACCGTCTTTGCGGCAATATGCCCCTGATCGTGATAAAGAGAGAGTACAACATCATAATCTCCACTAAACGCTTTGAAGAAGACGGAGTCAGCAGGGACGGGTCCGATAACACTAAACCCCTCTCTTCTCAGATCCTCCACTGCAGGAGCAATCTCTTGCGTCTCTTCCCATCCCATAAGACCATCATCGCTTGCATGCGGATTCAGAGCTGCAACGGCGATGGTTGGATTCTCTATGCCAATTTTACGCATCTCCCTGACGATTCTTCTCACCGTCTCAACGATTCTTTCCCTCTTAACTGACTGAACAGCTTTGATCAGCGGCATATGTCTCGTTAAGAAGAAGATCTTTACCCCCTTAACCCAAAACATCAATAATGGATCTTTGACACCGCATAGACCAGCAAGCATCTCAGTGTGACCGATATAAGGACAGCCGGCCATCTGAATCGCCTTCTTATTGATTGGACCTGTAGTGACCGCGGCAACCTCCCCTCTTAAAGCGTACTCAACAGCCCTTTCAATGTACTGGATCGAGGCTCTCCCACCTATAATCGTCGGCTTACCCACCTCCAAAATTCTAACATCAACATTTTCCAGATCAATCAAATTAATTGAGCCTGGCTTATATGATGCTTTAATGGGGGATTCAATGACATGAAAATTCACTTTCACCTCTATTCTCTCGGCGACGCTTTTCAGAACCCTCTCATCGCCGAT
This window encodes:
- the rimI gene encoding ribosomal protein S18-alanine N-acetyltransferase — protein: MQANFSLRRFRPEDLDEVIHINRVCLPENYSESFFMDLYERFPETFIVAEGDGKIIGYVMCRIESNVSNITLRPLSLTKKGHIISIAVLPAYRRRGIGQALIKEALRAMIQYYKAKSCYLEVRVTNTSAVNLYKKMGFEIERVIRGYYSDGEDAYIMSENLSDKEKIQSLF
- a CDS encoding nucleotide-binding protein → MIGCNGEDKGLPKVIFDSNFLFVPFQFHIDIFDEIEALLGRFEPLILRPALMEIEKLARKGSTKKQKAALAALDVARRCRIIDVECEQVKSIDDLIVLAAQRLVCIVATNDAGLRRKLREIGVPTIFVRKRQHLEIDGYALK
- the pdxA gene encoding 4-hydroxythreonine-4-phosphate dehydrogenase PdxA, with amino-acid sequence MEGEKSPIIAVTMGDPAGIGPEICIKALLKPKIYDTCCPIIIGDERVLKSVAERIEVKVNFHVIESPIKASYKPGSINLIDLENVDVRILEVGKPTIIGGRASIQYIERAVEYALRGEVAAVTTGPINKKAIQMAGCPYIGHTEMLAGLCGVKDPLLMFWVKGVKIFFLTRHMPLIKAVQSVKRERIVETVRRIVREMRKIGIENPTIAVAALNPHASDDGLMGWEETQEIAPAVEDLRREGFSVIGPVPADSVFFKAFSGDYDVVLSLYHDQGHIAAKTVDFFGTVSVTLGLPFIRTSVDHGTAYDIAWKGIADSRSLEEAVRLAASLVIGAPHK